The region AAGCTAAAGCGATTCAGTTAATGATCCAGAATAATCTTGATAAAGCTGTTGCACAGCACCCACACGAACTGATTACTTACGGTGGAAATGGGGCAGTTTTCCAGAACTGGGCACAATATCTGTTAACGATGAAGTATCTGTCTGAAATGACAGATGAGCAGACTTTGGTAATGTATTCGGGACATCCGATGGGATTATTTCCTTCTCATAAAAATGCACCAAGAGTTGTTGTAACAAACGGGATGATGATCCCTAACTATTCTAAACCAGATGATTGGGAGAAATTTAATGCATTAGGTGTTACACAATATGGGCAAATGACAGCGGGGAGCTACATGTATATAGGACCGCAAGGAATTGTACATGGTACAACAATTACAGTACTGAATGGTTCCAGAAAAATAGATGATCAGGGAACTGCAGGTAAGCTATTCGTAACTGCAGGATTGGGCGGGATGAGTGGAGCTCAGCCAAAAGCCGGAAATATCGCCGGAGTAGTATCTGTTACCGCAGAAGTAAATCCGGCTGCAACTTATAAAAGACATGAACAAGGTTGGGTAGATGAAGTAATTTCGGATCTGGATGAACTGGTAGCTCGTGTTAAAAAAGCTAAAGAAAATAAAGAAGTTGTTTCTATTGCTTATGATGGTAATGTAGTAGATGTTTGGGAGAAATTTGACCAGGAGAATGTTTATGTTGACCTTGGATCGGATCAGACCTCACTTCATAATCCATGGGCTGGTGGTTACTATCCTGCAGGAATTTCGTTTGAGGAGGCAAACAGGATGATGGCTGAGGAGCCTGAACTATTTAAAGAAAAGGTACAGGAAACATTACGCCGTCATGCAGCTGCTGTAAACAAACACACTGCAAAAGGAACTTATTTCTTTGATTATGGCAATGCTTTCCTTTTGGAAGCTTCTCGTGCAGGGGCAGATGTGATGGCAGCAAACGGAATAGATTTTAAATACCCATCTTACGTACAGGACATTATGGGACCAATGTGTTTCGACTATGGATTTGGGCCGTTCCGTTGGGTTTGTACCTCCGGAAAGCCAGAAGATCTTCAGAAGACAGATGATATTGCTTGTAAAGTACTGGAAGAGATTATGAAAAACTCTCCGAAAGAAATTCAGCAACAGATGCAGGATAATATTACTTGGATAAAAGGAGCACAAGAGAATAAATTAGTAGTTGGCTCGCAGGCGCGTATTCTCTATGCAGATGCAGAAGGTCGTACAAAAATAGCTAAAGCATTTAATGATGCTATTGCAAATAGAGAAATAGGACCTGTGGTTCTGGGAAGGGATCATCATGATGTATCCGGAACAGATTCGCCTTTCCGTGAAACCTCGAATATTTATGACGGTTCCCGATTTACAGCTGATATGGCTATCCATAATGTAATCGGAGATAGCTTCCGTGGCGCTACATGGGTTTCTATTCATAATGGAGGCGGAGTAGGCTGGGGAGAAGTAATCAATGGTGGATTTGGTATGTTACTGGATGGAACTTCCGACGCAGAACAGCGCTTGAAGTCTATGCTGCATTGGGATGTAAACAATGGTATTGCCAGAAGATCGTGGGCACGTAATGAAGAAGCGGTATTTGCAATTAAACGAGCAATGGAAGAAGAGCCTTTGCTAAAAGTTACACTACCTAATATTGTAGATGAATCTTTATTGTAACAGATATTTGATATAAAAAAGAAACTCCTGATATCAGGAGTTTCTTATTACATAAACATCATAGGTTTTTGGAAATCTATGATGTTTTTTATTTAGAGTTTTTTACTGAAGATTTATTCTATAAGCCGCAAAAGAAATATAAAACCAATGCGAGAATTTCAAAAAATAAAATGAGAATAGTTCTCTGTCTTTTAGAATGAATCTTTGCTGTATTTTTGGGTTTAGTAAACTGAATTTAGACTTAATGTGAGGACATTTTAGAAAACAGATTGATAATAACAACACCTGTAATTATAAAAATAAAGCCTATAATGGCTGGTAAGTCAGGAATCTGTTTGTAAACCAAGGCTCCTACCACAGCAATAAGAACAATTCCTATCGCCGACCATAATGCATAAGCAATTCCCACAGGTATTTGTTTTAATGAAAGACTCAGGAAATAAAATGCTCCGGCATAACCCACAATAGTGATAATACTGGGAATGAGTTTTGTGAATTGTTCAGAGCTTTTAAGAGTAGAAGTGGCTATTGCCTCAAATATAATAGCGATAAAAAGATAGATATAATGTTTCATCGTAGTTCAGATTTATGCCAAAAATAAAAGTTTCCCTTGGGAAACTTTTATTTTAGTTGTGAAAAGATATTTATTTTTTCTTTTCCATAATTTCCGGAGCACTGTAAAGCTCAGGACTAGCTTCGTAAATTTTGTATTTAGCTTCATATCCTTCCGGAATATAAAGTACGATAGGCATTCTTCCGTTATATCTTGTAAGGTATCCTCCGGACATTACAAACTCCATTTTTGGTTTAGCTCCCGGGCAGGCCATTAACGTAGATGGTGTACTGCCGTTGGTTGTAAAAGTAAGGTAATCGTATCCCCATCCTTTCAGTTCGCTGCTTTTAAACTCTCCGCTTAGGAAGGTTTTATTACAACCATCTGTTTCCATGGTTTTTCCAACAAAAATTTCAATCTTCTTGTTTCCATCGTTTTGAGAATGTGGAACCTCAATAACAACTTGCTTTTGTCCTTTTTCTGGTTTTGGGAATGGTGCTAAATCAACTTTATAAGTTGTTTGTGCCATTAACGAAACTGACATTAAACTTAGTCCTAAAAAAGCGCTCGCAAAAATTGTTTTTTTCATCATCGTAAAATTTGGGATTATTTTAATTGTATTGGTATAGACAATTTGCGTACCAAAAATTATAATATTTCTTTTTTTACTAAGAGTTAATATTAAAAATTTATTCTGACTGAAGTGCTGAATAAGGTTTTATATTTGTTTAAATCAGGATTTACGATTGAATATTTTTAATTAAACTGCACATATACAGTGGGTAATGGGTATTGTGTGAATTCAATTTCATGTATTATAATATCTAAATGATATAATATAAAATAAATACTAAAAAATAATTATTATTAATTTTAATTTAAAAATAATGAAGAGGTATAAAATGCAAAGACCAGAATTTAATTCTGGTCTTTGCTATAATAATTAAATTAACTTAACTTACTTTTTTTATTGCTTCATTTTCGGCATTCTTAGCTGCCATCTCAGCAACTTTCCTTTGTCTGCGTTTTAGTTCCGCACGCTGGTAGTCTTTTACTGTCTTACCGGTGCCGTCGTGTCGCCATCCCGGAGAATAGAAAATATACCTGAATCTGTCCATCATGCTAAGATTTGGCTGAGTCAGATCACGAGCCAGTTTTTTCCATTCATAGAATACGACATTAATAGGACCACGATCTTTTGCCTTAGGATATATTCCATATTTTACTGGCAGTTCCGGATCTTCTTTTTCAAATGTTCCAAATAATTTATCCCATATAATAAGCATCATACCCATGTTTTTATCCAGATAACGGATGTTACAAGCGTGGTGTACACGGTGATGAGAAGGAGTTACCAGAATATATTCTAAAATTCCCATGTTTTTAATTGTTTTGGTATGCACCCACGTTCCGTATACCTGTACTATAGCATATACCACCATAATATGCCAAGGATTGAATCCTAGGAATGCTAATGGCGAAAAGAACATATAGCGATATAGTGGTTCGAAAACAGAAGACCTGAATCCGGTAGATATATTGAATAGCTCAGAATTGTGATGGGTGATATGTACAGCCCAGAATACACGGGATTTGTGATCTACAAGATGCAGAACGTAGTAAGCAAAGTCCTGCAACAGGAAAACAGCAATCCAATACCATGCATTTTCTTCCCATGTGAAAAGACGATAATGATAGAAGAAGAACATTACACCCATTGCAAAGGCTTTCATCAGAAGATCCAGCCCGTAATTTAAAAGAGCTAAATAAACATTGGTGATAGTGTCCTTTGTTTCATAAAGTTTTTCCTTATTGAAGTGGCTGTAAATCATTTCCCCCAGAATCACCGTAAGGTGAATTGGAGCAGCCCAGGTGTAAACCACACCTTGTCCGTTTTCAGTAAACAAATTATTCCAATCAATCATTTTGCAAAGGTACTCAATAAAATTGCAGCAATATGCTTAAAATAGGCTTAATATTATAAATAACACCGATAGATAAAGGCATAAAAAAACTGTTGTTTAATAAGAGTTAAACAACAGTTTTTATGTTTAATAATAAATAATCCTTATTATTGCTTATTTGTTGTTTCAGAGCTTTGCTGCTTAACCAAAACCTCTTTTTTTCTGAAAAAGAAATAATTAGTACTTTGCTGATTGTACACTTCAGTGGTACTTGTTATAAGCATATATCCCTGGTCGGATAAGAAGTTAATAGCACTGACTATGGAATTAAAATTTTTCTTTTTCTTGTTTTCATCCAATACTGGAGAGCTTTTATAAGAAGATAACCAGTCTGACGATTGTCCGTAATTAATTTCTATTTGAATATTAGGAGATATTAGCCTCGGAGAAAAACGTACAGCTATGTATTCAGATTTCAAATCACTGATTTTAATATCATCCACTGTCTGAGCATTTACCAGAAACGTTAGGGATATGAGAATGGTAAGGATTACTTTTTTCATAAATCGGCTATATGTACTACTTTTCCATAGAAACAGAGTCATCTCCACGACCATCGGCTACAGCATGATAGTTACCGTTAGCATCTACCACGATCATTTCTACACGACCAATTTTATCACGTCTTTCAAATTTATAATTTTTCTTTTCCAGCTCTTTAATGGTATATTCCGGAAAGCCTTTTTCCACGGCTACTGTTTCCGGTAACCACTGGTGGTGGAATTTAGGTGCATTCACTGCAATATTTGTATTGGTTCCAAAGTCAATAACGTCTACAATAGCCTGGAAAACAGAAGTAGGAATTGTTGTGCCACCTGGTGTCCCGACTACAATATATGGTTTATTATCTTTTAGTACAATGGTAGGAACCATAGAACTTAGCATTCTTTTATTGGGTGCAATAGCATTAGCCTCACCGCCTACAGCTCCGTACATATTCGGAACTCCTGGTTTTATAGAGAAGTCATCCATCTCATTATTTAAAAAGAAGCCAGCACCACTTACAACCGTTTTGCTTCCATAGTATCCGTTCAGGGTTGTGGTAACAGATACGGCGTTGCCTTCTTTATCCAAAATACTGATGTGTGTGGTTTGTGTACTCTCTTTTCCGGGATTGATGATTTTACCCACATCTTTACTTGGTGTAGCAAGATTGGGATTGTAGTTGGCAAATCTTTTCTTCAGGTAATCCGTACTGATTAGCATGGCCGTTTTATCCTGAATAAAATCGGGATCTCCCATATATTCTGCTCTGTCTGCATAAGCACGTCTTTCAGCTTCTACCATTAGCTGTACTGCTTCCGGAGAGTTAATTTGCTTATCCTTTAATCCTACAAAATCAGTCATAGTGAGCATTTGCGCCAGCAAAATTCCGCCACTGGAAGGCAAAGGCATTGTAACAACTTCATTTCCTTTATAATTGAAGGTGATAGGTGTTCTGGATTTTACTTTATAATTTTTCAGGTCATTATGAGTAATGATTCCGTTACCTCTTTTCATTTCGGCAACGATAAGGTCAGCTGTTTTTCCTTCATAGAAACCTTTTAATCCTTCTTTCTGGATTCTTCTTAAGGTTTCTGCCAGATCTTTCTGTACCAGAATATCTCCTTCTTTCCAGTCAGTATCTTTTACAAAAACAGTTGCATTCTTATTATTGCTAAGGAAACTTTTCTTTGTAGAATTCAGCAAGTTGGCTTCGGCCTGGGTAATAGCAAATCCTTTTTCAGCAAGATCAATAGCAGGTTGAATTAACTTTTCCATAGGAAGCTTTGCATATTTATGCATTTCGTATAATCCGGCTACAGAGCCAGGAACACCAACGGCAAGCCATCCGTATTGACTAAGATCTGTATTGGCATTTCCTTTTTTGTCAATATACATATCTTTATGAGCTTTTGCCGGAGCTGTCTCACGATAATCTAATGATAGCTTTTTTCCGTCCGCAGTTGTAGCTACCATAAATCCACCACCACCAATGTTTCCTGCCTGTGGATATACTACGGCCAGAGCATACTGGGTTGCAATAGAAGCATCGAATGCATTTCCGCCTTCATTCATTACCAGCGTTCCAGCCTCACTAGCTAGAGGGTGAGCTGATACAACAACACCTTTGTTTTTTACTTTTACTTCTTTTACCACTCTAATGTCAGTATACTGAGCGAAAAGAAGAGTAGAAGAAGATGAAATAATTCCGATAGTAAAGAGTAATTTTCGCATAAGATCAATTTGTGTATACAAAAATAAATAAACCCATTAGATTCTTTATTATGTTTTAGATAATAATTAAATTTGCTTCTTTAAAATATTGAAACAATAATTATGGAGTCACACACGGAAAGAATTTTGATTACTGGCGCATTGGGTCAGATAGGTACTGAATTATGCATTAGATTAGCAGCAATATATGGAAAAGAAAATATATTTGGACTAGGGCTGGAAGATGAGGGTAAAGCCGTTGATTCAGCTGCAGGTACTTATGTCAAAATGGATGTGACTGATTCCGCATCAATCGAAAAATTTGTAGCAGAACATAAAATTACAACAGTATACCACTTAGCATCTCTGTTATCAGGGACTTCAGAAAAAAATCCGCCATTAGCATGGAGAATTAATGTAGACCCATTAATTCATTTTCTGGAAATGGCAAAAGATAAGAAGATCAATAAGCTTTTCTGGCCAAGTAGTATTGCCGTATTTGGACGCGAAATTCCTAAAACAGATGTAGGACAGGAAGTTCCGTTAAATCCTTCTACGGTATATGGAATTTCTAAACTGGCAGGAGAGAAATGGTGCGAATATTACCATAATAAATATAATGTAGATGTAAGAAGTATCCGTTATCCTGGTCTTATTTCATGGAAGGCACCGGCAGGTGGTGGAACAACCGATTATGCTGTAGAAATTTTCTATAAGGCTATTGAAGATGGCAAGTATACCAGCTTTATAAAAGAAGATACGGCAATGCCAATGTTGTATATGGACGATGCTATCAATGCTACATTACAGCTAATGGATGCTCCTGCTGAACAGTTATCAGTAAGAACATCTTATAATCTGGGAGGGATGTCTTTTACTCCTGCAGAACTGGCTGCTGAAATTAAAAATGAAATGCCTACATTTGAAATAAGCTACGAACCTGATTTCCGTCAGGCTATTGCAGACAGTTGGCCTGCAAGTATAGATGATACTGTAGCTAAAAAGGACTGGGGGCTGAAATATGATTTTGATATTACCTCTATGACTAAAGACATGTTAGAGAATTTAAAAAAGAAGTTGGCTAAAGCTTAAATGATATTATTAACATTCAATCTTCGAAGTTTTCAAGTCCCTACTGAAAAGCAGGGACTTTTTACAATGAAAGAACTGGATGAGGTTAGTGTTAAGGGAGCCCAGAGCCTTCTGCGTATTTTAGAAAATGCCGAAATACAGGCTACTTTCTTTATTGAAAGTCATTTCGCCGAACGTAATCCGGAGCTTATAAAAAGTATAGCTGCTAAAAACTTTGGAATAGCCCATTGGTATACCGAAGAAAATACAGATCAGCTGGCGGAATCTAAGAAGATACTGCAAGAAATATCAGGGAAGAAGATATTCGGAATTCGGTATGCTCCTCATTGTGATGTTTCTGCCGATGATCTTAAAAAACTGGATTATGTATACGATGCCAGTTTTGAACCACGGGATATATCCCAATATCTGAAAAAGATAACCCGTAAAACAACCCAGTATGTAAAGGATGATATTATGTATCTTCCTGTATCACAATCTCCGATGACAAGATTGCCATTTAGTGATTTTTCTTTTCAGTTTTTACCATTGCGCTATTATGAAGGGATGGTACTGGAAACAGTAAACCAGGATGAGTATACCTTATTGTACTATTATCCATGGCAGTTTATGAATGTTAAATCCCCTGATTATGGACTACCTTTTTACAGGAAGTACAATTTAGGTGATAAAATGTATCATAAGTTTTCCGAATTCCTGAAGTGGATTAATGAAAACGATTTCGCCACAGCAACCCTGAAGGAATATTTTTTCTAAAGTTTTTATAAAAAAATCACACTATGAAAATAGTGTGATTGTATATAATTATATATAACTGATGTATATTAGCTCAATTCAAATACAGTGATCTCTGGTTTTACACCAACTCTTCCCGGGTAACCAATCACTCCAAATCCACGGTTTACATATAAGTATTTACCCATAGATTCATATAAATCTGCCCATTTCGGATATTTATATTGTACCGGAGACCATTTAATGTTCTTTAAGTCTAATCCGAACTGCATTCCGTGCGTATGTCCGGATAAAGTTAAATGAATATTAGACGGGTGTTTTTTTACAATCTCATCAAAGTGAGTAGGATCGTGAGACATTAGAATCTTGGCAGCATCTGCAGGTATTCCTTGTGTTGCTTTGTCCAGATCTCCATATTGCGGGAATGGAGGAAGTCCCCAGTTTTCAACACCTACAATATAAAGCTTTTCTCCATTTTTCTCAATAATTCTGAACTCATTACGAAGCATATCGAAACCAGCCTGTTTTTCAAGTTCTATTAGCTTAGGGATATTCTGATCGTGTTCTGCCTGACTTTTCCAGGTTCCGTAGCCACCATAATCATGGTTGCCAAGAACAGATAGCTTTCCGTCTTTAGATTTTATAGTAGAGAACAATTTTACAAATGGAACAAACTCTTCAGCATAAGCATTTACCATATCTCCTGTAAACAGGATAAGATCAGCATTTTGCTCATTAATCATGTCTATGGCATGTTGCAATTTAGCAGGATCGGAAAAACTACCGCTGTGTACATCTGAGATTTGCAGGACTTTATAGCCTTTAAAACTTTTAGGAAGATTCGGGATTTTTACCTTAATGTTTCTTACAAAATATCTGTATTTGCCCCATACCATACCATCGAAGAAAGAATAGGATAGTGCGGCCCCAAGTCCCAATGCTGTAAGGCTTAAAAATTTTCTTCTTTCTGGGAAGGTTTTCGCAGGTTTTGTAAAACGTTGCAAGGCGTATTCTGCAACGCGAAAAATATCGCCGAGAAGCAGAATAACAGCAATTAATACTTTCGGCACC is a window of Elizabethkingia anophelis R26 DNA encoding:
- a CDS encoding polysaccharide deacetylase family protein, with the translated sequence MILLTFNLRSFQVPTEKQGLFTMKELDEVSVKGAQSLLRILENAEIQATFFIESHFAERNPELIKSIAAKNFGIAHWYTEENTDQLAESKKILQEISGKKIFGIRYAPHCDVSADDLKKLDYVYDASFEPRDISQYLKKITRKTTQYVKDDIMYLPVSQSPMTRLPFSDFSFQFLPLRYYEGMVLETVNQDEYTLLYYYPWQFMNVKSPDYGLPFYRKYNLGDKMYHKFSEFLKWINENDFATATLKEYFF
- the ggt gene encoding gamma-glutamyltransferase yields the protein MRKLLFTIGIISSSSTLLFAQYTDIRVVKEVKVKNKGVVVSAHPLASEAGTLVMNEGGNAFDASIATQYALAVVYPQAGNIGGGGFMVATTADGKKLSLDYRETAPAKAHKDMYIDKKGNANTDLSQYGWLAVGVPGSVAGLYEMHKYAKLPMEKLIQPAIDLAEKGFAITQAEANLLNSTKKSFLSNNKNATVFVKDTDWKEGDILVQKDLAETLRRIQKEGLKGFYEGKTADLIVAEMKRGNGIITHNDLKNYKVKSRTPITFNYKGNEVVTMPLPSSGGILLAQMLTMTDFVGLKDKQINSPEAVQLMVEAERRAYADRAEYMGDPDFIQDKTAMLISTDYLKKRFANYNPNLATPSKDVGKIINPGKESTQTTHISILDKEGNAVSVTTTLNGYYGSKTVVSGAGFFLNNEMDDFSIKPGVPNMYGAVGGEANAIAPNKRMLSSMVPTIVLKDNKPYIVVGTPGGTTIPTSVFQAIVDVIDFGTNTNIAVNAPKFHHQWLPETVAVEKGFPEYTIKELEKKNYKFERRDKIGRVEMIVVDANGNYHAVADGRGDDSVSMEK
- a CDS encoding DMT family transporter gives rise to the protein MKHYIYLFIAIIFEAIATSTLKSSEQFTKLIPSIITIVGYAGAFYFLSLSLKQIPVGIAYALWSAIGIVLIAVVGALVYKQIPDLPAIIGFIFIITGVVIINLFSKMSSH
- a CDS encoding metallophosphoesterase yields the protein MIQKIFPYVFGIILILELYVYQAVKNITKNKKIRLTYWVITILLYGIIITLMLTFEKGSRDQTKVHWLAALFTMFLVPKVLIAVILLLGDIFRVAEYALQRFTKPAKTFPERRKFLSLTALGLGAALSYSFFDGMVWGKYRYFVRNIKVKIPNLPKSFKGYKVLQISDVHSGSFSDPAKLQHAIDMINEQNADLILFTGDMVNAYAEEFVPFVKLFSTIKSKDGKLSVLGNHDYGGYGTWKSQAEHDQNIPKLIELEKQAGFDMLRNEFRIIEKNGEKLYIVGVENWGLPPFPQYGDLDKATQGIPADAAKILMSHDPTHFDEIVKKHPSNIHLTLSGHTHGMQFGLDLKNIKWSPVQYKYPKWADLYESMGKYLYVNRGFGVIGYPGRVGVKPEITVFELS
- a CDS encoding NAD-dependent epimerase/dehydratase family protein — protein: MESHTERILITGALGQIGTELCIRLAAIYGKENIFGLGLEDEGKAVDSAAGTYVKMDVTDSASIEKFVAEHKITTVYHLASLLSGTSEKNPPLAWRINVDPLIHFLEMAKDKKINKLFWPSSIAVFGREIPKTDVGQEVPLNPSTVYGISKLAGEKWCEYYHNKYNVDVRSIRYPGLISWKAPAGGGTTDYAVEIFYKAIEDGKYTSFIKEDTAMPMLYMDDAINATLQLMDAPAEQLSVRTSYNLGGMSFTPAELAAEIKNEMPTFEISYEPDFRQAIADSWPASIDDTVAKKDWGLKYDFDITSMTKDMLENLKKKLAKA
- a CDS encoding ecotin produces the protein MKKTIFASAFLGLSLMSVSLMAQTTYKVDLAPFPKPEKGQKQVVIEVPHSQNDGNKKIEIFVGKTMETDGCNKTFLSGEFKSSELKGWGYDYLTFTTNGSTPSTLMACPGAKPKMEFVMSGGYLTRYNGRMPIVLYIPEGYEAKYKIYEASPELYSAPEIMEKKK
- a CDS encoding urocanate hydratase, with translation MTFKEQIQQGIPAILPNPKAYDTTVSHAPRRKEILSEDEKKLALKNALRYFDAQHHATLIPEFKEELEKYGRIYMHRLRPDYEMFARPIEDYPGNSQQAKAIQLMIQNNLDKAVAQHPHELITYGGNGAVFQNWAQYLLTMKYLSEMTDEQTLVMYSGHPMGLFPSHKNAPRVVVTNGMMIPNYSKPDDWEKFNALGVTQYGQMTAGSYMYIGPQGIVHGTTITVLNGSRKIDDQGTAGKLFVTAGLGGMSGAQPKAGNIAGVVSVTAEVNPAATYKRHEQGWVDEVISDLDELVARVKKAKENKEVVSIAYDGNVVDVWEKFDQENVYVDLGSDQTSLHNPWAGGYYPAGISFEEANRMMAEEPELFKEKVQETLRRHAAAVNKHTAKGTYFFDYGNAFLLEASRAGADVMAANGIDFKYPSYVQDIMGPMCFDYGFGPFRWVCTSGKPEDLQKTDDIACKVLEEIMKNSPKEIQQQMQDNITWIKGAQENKLVVGSQARILYADAEGRTKIAKAFNDAIANREIGPVVLGRDHHDVSGTDSPFRETSNIYDGSRFTADMAIHNVIGDSFRGATWVSIHNGGGVGWGEVINGGFGMLLDGTSDAEQRLKSMLHWDVNNGIARRSWARNEEAVFAIKRAMEEEPLLKVTLPNIVDESLL
- a CDS encoding sterol desaturase family protein is translated as MIDWNNLFTENGQGVVYTWAAPIHLTVILGEMIYSHFNKEKLYETKDTITNVYLALLNYGLDLLMKAFAMGVMFFFYHYRLFTWEENAWYWIAVFLLQDFAYYVLHLVDHKSRVFWAVHITHHNSELFNISTGFRSSVFEPLYRYMFFSPLAFLGFNPWHIMVVYAIVQVYGTWVHTKTIKNMGILEYILVTPSHHRVHHACNIRYLDKNMGMMLIIWDKLFGTFEKEDPELPVKYGIYPKAKDRGPINVVFYEWKKLARDLTQPNLSMMDRFRYIFYSPGWRHDGTGKTVKDYQRAELKRRQRKVAEMAAKNAENEAIKKVS